A window of the Aquimarina spinulae genome harbors these coding sequences:
- a CDS encoding YfiT family bacillithiol transferase: MDLRYPIGKFECPKIITSDHIERWIYDVEELPTKLSNLVSTFSEQQLETQYRPDGWTARQVIHHIHDSHHNGYIRFKWALTENKPMIKAYDQQLWAELFDTKSAPIHLSLDLIKALHAKWVYFLKGLSAHDLEKEFIHPEGDISISLGEDIGIYAWHGNHHFAHLQIIAQL; this comes from the coding sequence ATGGATTTAAGATATCCTATAGGAAAATTTGAATGTCCAAAAATTATAACTTCGGATCATATCGAAAGATGGATATATGATGTAGAAGAGCTACCCACGAAATTATCAAATCTGGTTTCCACATTTAGTGAACAACAATTAGAAACACAATATCGTCCCGATGGGTGGACCGCCAGGCAGGTAATACATCATATTCATGATAGTCATCATAATGGGTATATTCGATTTAAGTGGGCATTAACAGAAAATAAACCCATGATAAAGGCCTATGATCAACAATTATGGGCCGAATTATTTGATACTAAGTCTGCTCCAATTCATTTATCCTTAGACTTGATAAAAGCTTTACATGCTAAATGGGTATACTTCTTAAAAGGTTTATCTGCTCATGATCTCGAAAAAGAGTTTATACATCCAGAAGGAGATATCTCAATTTCGTTGGGCGAAGATATTGGTATCTATGCATGGCATGGTAATCATCATTTTGCACATTTGCAAATTATTGCTCAACTCTAA
- a CDS encoding peptidylprolyl isomerase, translated as MQDGLYAKFNTSKGSILVNLEYKKTPGTVGNFVGLAEGNIDNQAIPQGKPYYNGLKFHRVIADFMIQGGDPQGTGAGGPGYQFDDEIHSDLKHDGPGVLSMANAGPGTNGSQFFITHVETSWLDGKHTVFGKVVEGLEIVNTIEQGDEIESVEIQRVGAEAESFNAVETFRSFNGAKAEREAAARKKAEDLLEEIAAGFEKTDSGLRYKIIQNGDGVKAEKGKTVSVHYKGSLTDGTVFDSSYKRNQPIDFPLGMGQVISGWDEGIALLQVGDKARFVIPPYLGYGDRGAGGVIPPNATLIFDVELVEVK; from the coding sequence ATGCAAGACGGATTATACGCAAAATTTAATACTTCAAAAGGAAGTATATTAGTAAATCTAGAATATAAAAAAACACCAGGAACAGTAGGTAATTTTGTTGGCCTGGCGGAAGGTAATATAGATAATCAGGCTATTCCTCAAGGAAAACCATATTATAATGGTTTAAAATTTCATAGAGTGATCGCAGATTTTATGATTCAGGGAGGAGATCCTCAAGGAACTGGAGCTGGTGGACCAGGATATCAATTTGATGATGAGATTCACTCAGATTTAAAGCATGATGGCCCAGGGGTATTGTCTATGGCTAATGCTGGCCCAGGAACAAACGGAAGCCAGTTTTTTATTACTCATGTAGAAACATCTTGGCTGGATGGAAAACATACTGTTTTTGGTAAGGTAGTAGAAGGGTTAGAGATTGTAAATACTATAGAACAAGGCGATGAAATCGAATCTGTAGAGATACAGAGGGTAGGAGCAGAAGCCGAAAGTTTTAATGCTGTTGAAACTTTTAGAAGTTTTAATGGGGCTAAAGCAGAAAGAGAAGCTGCGGCCAGAAAAAAAGCTGAAGATTTATTAGAAGAAATTGCTGCAGGGTTTGAAAAAACCGATAGCGGTTTACGATATAAAATTATTCAAAATGGAGATGGGGTAAAAGCAGAAAAAGGAAAAACTGTCTCTGTGCATTACAAAGGGAGTTTGACCGATGGCACGGTATTTGATTCTTCATATAAACGTAATCAACCTATTGACTTTCCGTTAGGAATGGGACAGGTAATTTCTGGATGGGATGAAGGGATTGCACTGTTACAAGTAGGAGATAAAGCAAGATTTGTGATTCCGCCATACCTTGGATATGGAGACCGAGGTGCCGGAGGAGTTATTCCACCTAATGCAACACTTATTTTTGATGTTGAGTTGGTAGAAGTAAAATAA
- a CDS encoding LytR/AlgR family response regulator transcription factor, with amino-acid sequence MTQNHIFLKESSSISKILVHIGNEHIAVDINDIIKCEADGNYSLFTASNKSTYLVSKSLKYYEGLLSKKGFFRANRSTLININQIHSIYKKEAITLSNKERIVVSIRNKPKLIELIKSLS; translated from the coding sequence TTGACGCAAAACCATATTTTTTTAAAAGAAAGTTCCAGCATCTCCAAAATACTAGTTCATATTGGGAATGAGCATATTGCAGTAGATATAAATGACATTATTAAATGTGAGGCAGATGGCAACTATAGTCTTTTTACAGCATCCAATAAATCAACTTATTTAGTTTCGAAATCTTTAAAATATTATGAAGGCTTATTATCTAAAAAAGGATTCTTTAGAGCAAATAGATCAACATTAATTAATATTAACCAAATTCACTCTATATACAAAAAAGAAGCTATCACTCTGAGTAATAAAGAAAGAATAGTTGTTTCTATACGTAATAAACCAAAGTTAATAGAATTAATAAAAAGTCTTTCATAA
- a CDS encoding PUR family DNA/RNA-binding protein, with protein sequence MSDNEMMDKEEIFSKVLRAGRRTYFFDVRATKAGDYYLTITESKKFTNDDGSFHYKKHKIYLYKEDFVGFTEILNEMTHFIVDEKGEEVISERHQKDFQKSYEKDGVENKVAEEVSASTESFTDVSFDDI encoded by the coding sequence ATGAGTGATAATGAAATGATGGATAAAGAAGAAATTTTCTCAAAAGTTTTACGAGCAGGAAGAAGAACATATTTCTTTGACGTAAGAGCTACAAAAGCAGGAGATTATTATCTAACAATAACAGAAAGTAAAAAGTTTACCAATGATGATGGATCTTTTCACTATAAGAAACATAAGATCTACCTTTACAAAGAAGATTTTGTTGGTTTTACAGAGATCTTAAATGAAATGACTCACTTCATTGTCGATGAAAAAGGAGAAGAAGTAATAAGTGAACGTCACCAGAAAGACTTTCAGAAATCATATGAAAAAGATGGAGTTGAAAACAAAGTTGCTGAAGAAGTTTCTGCATCAACAGAAAGCTTTACAGACGTAAGTTTTGACGATATCTAG
- a CDS encoding ABC transporter ATP-binding protein has product MRALRHLNKYFLKYKYRLIIGLVITIIARVFATIVPTLVGDSVDVVEQYINKDITDIAEVKNGLIINILLIAGALLISALFTFLMRQTFIVVSRFIEFDLKNEVFQHYEKLSLNFYKKNRTGDLMNRISEDVSRVRMYVGPAIMYSVNTITLFVVVIGYMISIAPELTLYTVTPLPILSVSIYKLSVAIHKRSTVVQEFLSKLTTFTQESFSGISVIKAYGLESPTQKNFTELSDKSKDKNLDLAKVQALFFPLMVLLIGFSNILVIYIGGKQFIDGTIQDLGVIVEFIIFVNMLTWPVATVGWVSSIVQQAEASQVRINEFLSQEPEITNTVTQNTPITGNINFDNVSFTYDDTNITALKNISFEVKNGETIGIIGKTGSGKSTILDLIGRLYDVSSGEIRIDGVPLKNLNLTDLRESIGYVPQDAFLFSDSIQNNIKFGNENATDDQVYEAAKNAVVHKNIIGFSKGYDTVLGERGITLSGGQKQRVSIARAILKNPPVLLFDDCLSAVDTETEEEILNNLHKISKNKTTFIVSHRVSTAKNANKIMVLEDGKIIQQGSHNQLISIEGYYKDLYLKQLSEKEI; this is encoded by the coding sequence AACAAATACTTTTTAAAATATAAATACCGACTTATTATTGGATTGGTAATTACCATAATCGCAAGAGTTTTTGCTACAATAGTTCCTACATTAGTTGGTGACTCTGTAGATGTTGTAGAACAATATATTAATAAAGATATTACTGATATTGCCGAGGTAAAAAACGGGCTTATCATAAATATTCTTCTTATTGCAGGAGCATTACTTATTTCGGCATTATTTACTTTTTTAATGCGTCAAACTTTTATTGTAGTTTCTCGATTTATTGAGTTTGATCTTAAAAATGAGGTATTTCAACATTATGAAAAGCTATCCCTTAATTTTTATAAGAAAAACAGAACAGGTGATCTTATGAATCGTATTAGCGAAGATGTATCCCGCGTTAGAATGTATGTTGGTCCTGCAATTATGTATAGTGTAAACACTATTACTCTATTTGTTGTGGTGATAGGATATATGATTAGTATAGCTCCTGAGCTTACTTTATATACTGTTACTCCTTTGCCCATATTATCGGTTTCTATTTATAAATTGAGTGTTGCGATTCATAAGCGTAGTACTGTAGTGCAAGAGTTTTTATCTAAACTAACCACTTTTACTCAAGAATCCTTTAGTGGTATTTCTGTAATCAAAGCATACGGTCTGGAATCTCCCACCCAGAAAAATTTTACCGAATTATCTGATAAGAGTAAGGATAAGAATCTTGACCTGGCCAAAGTGCAAGCATTGTTTTTTCCTCTAATGGTATTACTTATCGGCTTTAGTAATATTTTAGTTATCTATATTGGAGGAAAGCAATTTATTGATGGTACGATACAAGACCTAGGTGTAATTGTAGAATTTATCATTTTTGTCAATATGCTAACCTGGCCTGTAGCTACAGTTGGATGGGTTAGTTCTATTGTGCAGCAAGCAGAAGCCTCTCAGGTAAGAATTAATGAATTTCTAAGTCAAGAGCCAGAGATCACTAATACGGTAACTCAAAATACACCAATTACTGGAAATATTAATTTTGACAACGTTTCTTTTACCTATGATGATACTAATATCACTGCTCTTAAAAATATTAGTTTTGAGGTTAAAAATGGAGAAACAATAGGTATTATAGGAAAAACTGGTTCTGGAAAATCAACAATATTAGATTTAATAGGCAGGCTATATGATGTTTCGTCTGGTGAAATACGAATAGATGGAGTTCCTCTAAAAAACCTCAATTTAACCGACTTGAGAGAGAGTATTGGTTATGTCCCTCAGGATGCATTTTTATTTAGTGACAGTATACAAAACAATATAAAATTTGGTAATGAGAATGCGACAGATGATCAAGTATATGAAGCTGCCAAAAATGCGGTAGTACATAAAAACATAATAGGTTTTAGTAAAGGATATGATACTGTTTTAGGGGAGCGTGGTATCACATTATCTGGAGGTCAAAAACAGCGTGTTTCTATAGCAAGAGCAATACTTAAAAATCCACCTGTACTCCTTTTTGACGATTGTTTATCTGCTGTAGATACCGAAACAGAAGAAGAAATCCTTAACAATCTTCACAAAATTTCTAAGAATAAGACAACTTTTATCGTAAGTCATAGGGTATCTACTGCAAAAAATGCAAATAAAATTATGGTCTTAGAAGATGGCAAAATAATCCAGCAAGGCTCTCATAATCAACTAATAAGCATCGAAGGATATTATAAAGATCTCTATTTAAAACAACTTAGTGAAAAAGAAATTTGA
- a CDS encoding M14 family zinc carboxypeptidase, producing MKRIFTIFFALLNFVSFSQDDLSLEYYLPKNVTYNPDIPTPQSVLGYVPGKWHVTHDKLINYMQALAKASSRITIEDRGKTFEDRPILLLTITSEKNHQNLQEIQKKHVELTQNGSNAIHIEDLPAIVYQGFSIHGNEPSGSNASLVAAYYLAAAQGQEIDNLLDNVVILFDPSLNPDGLQRFAYWANTNKSKNISTDPQDREYSEVWPGGRTNHYWFDMNRDWLPVQLPESRARIKTFHKWYPNILTDHHEMGSNSTFFFQPGIQSRTHPLTPKLNQELTKKIGNYHAKALDNIGSLYYTEENFDDFYYGKGSTFPDINGSIGILFEQGSSRGHAQLTDNGLLTFPFTIRNQFTATLSTLEAAKSMRKQLLEYKRSFYNNARKEVTKDAYIFGNQKDATSSYHLAEILKRHQVKLYELKQDVTIQGNFFKKEYSYIVPKNQRQKRLLKAIFEKRTTFQDSLFYDVSAWTFPLAFNLDYSENAAISNIGSEISDLTYRKTKSVSKSNYAYLIQWHEYYTPKALYQILTNGLRAKVGMKPFSLENKDYDYGTILIPVQNQKLNKEELHKLLQKIAAENHIDINSVSTGLTKGIDLGSNQFRALSLPRIGLFTGGEITPYDAGEIWHLMDQRYDIPITKLETGNFNKHTLSKYTHIILPNSRRPSFDKEKAEKLKTWVRNGGTLIGYRNAAQFFKNNEFMKIEFATPKNDAKNISFEQKQDFNGAQVIGGAIFEAEIDRSHPINFGYKNDKISLFRNTKLFIKPDKQSYNNPIRYTKKPLLSGYISKKNLDSLSGTIPFKHNDFGKGNIILFTDNTNFRAFWYGTNKLLMNAIFFSDEM from the coding sequence ATGAAACGTATTTTTACTATTTTTTTTGCACTACTAAATTTTGTCTCTTTTTCTCAAGATGATTTATCTTTAGAGTATTACCTCCCAAAAAATGTTACATACAATCCTGATATTCCTACTCCGCAAAGTGTACTTGGTTATGTCCCGGGAAAATGGCATGTAACCCACGATAAACTTATAAATTACATGCAGGCTCTTGCCAAAGCATCTTCAAGAATAACAATTGAAGATAGAGGAAAAACTTTTGAAGATCGCCCGATACTATTACTTACGATAACCTCAGAAAAAAATCACCAAAACCTTCAGGAAATACAAAAAAAGCATGTAGAGCTTACCCAAAATGGTTCTAATGCAATACATATAGAAGATCTCCCGGCAATTGTATATCAAGGATTTTCTATTCATGGTAACGAACCTAGCGGTTCTAATGCATCATTAGTTGCTGCATACTACCTTGCTGCTGCACAAGGGCAAGAAATAGATAATCTTTTAGACAATGTTGTTATCTTATTCGATCCCTCATTGAATCCTGATGGTTTACAACGTTTTGCTTATTGGGCAAATACCAATAAAAGTAAAAACATTAGTACAGATCCTCAAGATCGAGAATACAGTGAAGTATGGCCTGGAGGAAGAACAAATCATTATTGGTTTGATATGAATCGTGATTGGTTACCCGTACAATTACCAGAATCCAGAGCTCGCATCAAGACTTTTCATAAATGGTATCCCAATATTCTTACCGATCATCATGAAATGGGATCTAATAGCACTTTCTTTTTTCAACCCGGAATTCAATCACGAACGCATCCTTTAACCCCTAAATTAAATCAGGAACTCACCAAAAAAATTGGTAATTATCATGCTAAAGCCTTAGATAATATTGGCTCACTATATTATACCGAAGAGAATTTCGACGACTTTTATTATGGTAAAGGATCTACTTTTCCAGATATTAATGGAAGTATTGGCATTTTATTTGAACAAGGTAGTTCGCGTGGTCACGCCCAGCTAACCGATAATGGGCTACTTACCTTTCCTTTTACAATAAGAAATCAATTTACCGCAACACTTTCTACATTAGAAGCTGCAAAATCAATGCGTAAACAGTTATTAGAATATAAACGAAGTTTCTACAACAACGCAAGAAAAGAAGTAACTAAAGATGCTTATATTTTTGGCAACCAAAAAGATGCAACTTCATCTTACCATCTTGCCGAAATCCTTAAAAGACATCAAGTCAAATTATATGAACTTAAACAAGATGTAACCATTCAAGGTAATTTTTTCAAAAAAGAGTATAGCTATATTGTTCCTAAGAACCAGAGACAAAAAAGATTATTAAAAGCTATTTTTGAAAAAAGAACAACATTTCAAGATAGTCTCTTTTATGATGTTTCTGCCTGGACATTTCCTTTGGCCTTTAATCTGGATTATTCTGAAAACGCAGCTATTTCTAATATAGGTAGCGAAATATCAGACCTCACGTATCGAAAGACCAAGTCTGTTAGCAAAAGTAATTATGCATACTTGATACAATGGCATGAGTATTACACTCCAAAGGCTTTATATCAAATTCTAACTAATGGATTACGAGCCAAAGTTGGAATGAAACCTTTCTCATTAGAAAACAAAGATTATGACTATGGTACAATTTTAATTCCTGTTCAAAATCAAAAATTAAATAAAGAAGAGCTACATAAATTATTACAAAAAATAGCTGCCGAGAATCATATTGATATCAATAGTGTTTCTACAGGTCTTACCAAGGGAATTGACCTTGGAAGTAATCAATTTCGTGCTTTATCACTCCCAAGAATAGGTTTGTTTACAGGTGGTGAAATCACACCTTATGATGCTGGAGAAATCTGGCATTTAATGGATCAACGTTATGATATTCCTATCACAAAACTAGAAACAGGTAATTTTAATAAACATACGTTATCAAAGTATACACATATTATATTGCCAAATAGTCGGAGACCGTCTTTTGACAAAGAAAAAGCAGAAAAATTAAAGACATGGGTTCGTAACGGCGGAACACTAATTGGATATAGAAATGCTGCCCAGTTTTTTAAGAATAATGAATTCATGAAAATCGAATTTGCTACTCCAAAAAATGATGCAAAAAACATATCCTTTGAACAAAAACAAGATTTTAATGGTGCACAAGTAATTGGTGGAGCTATTTTTGAAGCCGAAATAGATCGTTCTCATCCTATTAATTTTGGTTATAAAAATGATAAGATTTCACTATTTAGAAATACAAAATTATTTATTAAACCAGACAAGCAGAGTTACAACAATCCAATTCGATATACAAAAAAACCATTGCTAAGTGGATATATTAGTAAAAAGAATTTGGATTCTCTGTCAGGAACAATTCCTTTTAAGCATAACGATTTTGGAAAAGGAAATATAATCTTGTTTACCGACAATACTAATTTTAGAGCTTTCTGGTATGGGACGAATAAATTACTAATGAATGCTATTTTCTTTAGTGATGAAATGTAA
- a CDS encoding thioredoxin family protein — protein sequence MARTPSNMLPLGTIAPDFTLVDSITNDKYSLNDIKGEKGTVVMFICNHCPFVIHVNEEIVRIANDYRVQGFGFVAISSNDIEKYPQDAPKEMWKTAQKNNYTFPYLFDETQDIAKIYDAACTPDFYLFDSESKLIYRGQLDDSRPGNGIPVNGRDLRQALDAVLRNAKVSEEQKPSIGCNIKWKE from the coding sequence ATGGCTCGTACTCCGTCTAATATGTTACCCCTTGGTACTATTGCACCCGATTTTACACTTGTAGACTCTATTACTAATGACAAGTATTCTCTTAACGATATAAAAGGCGAAAAAGGAACTGTGGTTATGTTTATCTGTAATCATTGCCCTTTTGTGATCCATGTTAACGAAGAAATAGTACGTATCGCTAATGACTATCGGGTTCAGGGGTTTGGTTTTGTAGCTATTAGCAGTAATGATATCGAAAAATACCCTCAAGACGCCCCTAAAGAAATGTGGAAAACTGCTCAAAAAAACAACTATACATTCCCATATCTATTTGATGAAACTCAGGATATTGCTAAAATATATGATGCTGCCTGCACTCCTGATTTTTACTTATTTGATTCAGAATCAAAACTTATTTATCGAGGACAACTAGATGATTCCCGACCGGGAAACGGAATTCCTGTAAATGGCCGTGATCTTCGTCAGGCACTTGATGCAGTACTTCGCAATGCCAAAGTTTCTGAAGAACAAAAACCAAGTATTGGTTGTAATATTAAGTGGAAAGAATAG
- a CDS encoding GNAT family N-acetyltransferase, translated as MQEVVFKKCSAKDSNELSKISQQFYPEHYSHIWKNNDPSYYINLSFNQKAFEEDFKTDTIVYFLIQKANTSLGLLKIKKQETIKGFDSSITLQLEKIYLLKSATGLGIGKKGIEFVKNYAVNLGKKIVWLDVMSTSPALPFYKKMGFDTVSFYNLEYPDLKDEHREMQRMVLSL; from the coding sequence ATGCAAGAAGTAGTTTTTAAAAAATGCTCTGCTAAAGATAGTAATGAGTTGAGTAAAATAAGTCAACAATTCTACCCCGAACATTATTCCCATATTTGGAAAAATAATGACCCCAGTTATTATATAAATCTAAGTTTTAATCAAAAAGCTTTTGAAGAAGATTTTAAAACAGATACCATTGTTTATTTTTTAATTCAAAAAGCAAACACATCTTTAGGGTTATTAAAAATAAAAAAGCAGGAAACTATCAAAGGATTTGATAGTTCTATAACATTACAGCTAGAAAAAATATATCTTTTAAAATCAGCTACAGGTCTAGGCATCGGCAAAAAGGGAATCGAGTTTGTTAAAAATTATGCTGTTAATCTAGGTAAGAAAATAGTTTGGCTAGATGTAATGAGTACCAGCCCTGCACTACCTTTTTATAAAAAAATGGGATTTGATACTGTTTCTTTTTATAACCTGGAATATCCTGATCTAAAAGATGAACATAGGGAGATGCAAAGAATGGTATTATCTCTTTAA